A genome region from Paracoccus stylophorae includes the following:
- a CDS encoding TRAP transporter large permease, whose product MTGLSFLTLMLAAMPIAFVLLAATIVFVLTTGNLQILNSIPQILFGSVENFDLLAIPLFVLLGEIMNERGVTRRIIIAARVWLQRLPHNLVIVNLVANLALAAIMGSATAQMAVMSRVVVPEMEKDGYDRGYAASITASAGLLGPIIPPSMVFIIYGVIAQVSIAEMFMAGIVPGVTLFALILAIALWQAGKHRQKGHAGAPLPQGSRLKATIPGLATMLIPLTIIGGISWGIFTPTESAAVAIVVALLFGAVVFRELPLHRLPVIIDRTVTNTAIVLFLIMAAKVFGWVLTFNQIPQAVAAFIVSLTGDPLIFMLLIMGTLMVVGMFLDGIAALIILTPILLPVATADYGIDPIQFGVVMSMTLVLGLLTPPVGTGLYIAAALSEIPIMRLSRLVVPYIVASIAVILLVIFVPWTIRPF is encoded by the coding sequence ATGACCGGGCTGTCCTTTCTGACGCTGATGCTGGCGGCGATGCCCATCGCCTTCGTGCTGCTGGCCGCCACCATCGTTTTCGTCCTCACCACCGGCAATCTTCAGATCCTGAACTCGATTCCGCAGATCCTGTTCGGCTCGGTCGAGAATTTCGACCTGCTGGCGATTCCGCTGTTCGTGCTTCTGGGCGAGATCATGAACGAAAGGGGGGTGACGCGGCGGATCATCATCGCGGCCCGCGTCTGGTTGCAGCGGCTGCCGCATAACCTGGTCATCGTGAACCTGGTCGCGAACCTTGCCCTGGCCGCGATCATGGGATCGGCCACGGCGCAGATGGCGGTGATGTCGCGGGTCGTCGTCCCCGAGATGGAAAAGGACGGCTATGACCGCGGCTATGCGGCCTCGATCACGGCCAGCGCCGGCCTTCTGGGCCCGATCATCCCGCCCTCGATGGTGTTCATCATCTATGGCGTGATCGCGCAGGTCTCGATTGCCGAGATGTTCATGGCCGGCATCGTGCCCGGCGTGACCCTGTTCGCGCTGATCCTGGCCATCGCGCTGTGGCAGGCGGGCAAGCATCGCCAGAAGGGACATGCGGGCGCGCCGCTGCCGCAGGGGTCGCGCCTGAAGGCCACGATTCCGGGTCTGGCGACGATGCTGATCCCGCTGACCATCATCGGCGGCATCAGCTGGGGCATCTTCACCCCGACCGAAAGCGCCGCGGTCGCCATCGTCGTGGCCCTGCTGTTCGGCGCGGTCGTGTTCCGCGAACTGCCGCTGCACCGTTTGCCGGTGATCATTGACCGGACGGTGACCAACACGGCCATCGTGCTGTTCCTGATCATGGCCGCGAAGGTCTTCGGATGGGTGCTGACCTTCAACCAGATCCCGCAGGCGGTCGCGGCCTTCATCGTCTCGCTGACCGGCGATCCGCTGATCTTCATGCTGCTGATCATGGGCACGCTGATGGTGGTGGGAATGTTCCTTGACGGCATCGCCGCGCTGATCATCCTGACGCCAATCCTGCTGCCGGTGGCGACCGCGGATTACGGCATCGACCCGATCCAGTTCGGGGTCGTGATGTCGATGACGCTGGTTCTGGGCCTGCTGACGCCGCCGGTGGGCACCGGGCTTTATATCGCGGCCGCGCTGAGCGAGATCCCGATCATGCGGCTGTCGCGGCTGGTCGTGCCTTATATCGTCGCCTCGATTGCCGTGATCCTGCTGGTCATCTTCGTGCCGTGGACGATAAGACCGTTCTGA